A stretch of the Sphingobacterium thalpophilum genome encodes the following:
- a CDS encoding IS3 family transposase, giving the protein MSMEAKRKLVSPSEKKISVSEQCKLIGLPRSNYYYRPKGESLFNQRIMRLIDRKFLDCPFYGVERMTSYLKYDLGHPVGEKRVRRLYHMMNLRAICPKKNLSKANKADYKYPYLLRGLKIERANQVWQADITYIPMFRGFMYLFAIIDVYSRKIVGWSVGNTMNVEWCRDVLLEAIGTYGVPEIFNTDQGSQFTSPVFTKALKDHHIEISMDGKGRALDNIFIERFWGSIKREKIYINPPNGGVDLYRQVRDYIAFYNSERRHKSIGRVTPDEKYADKVKNVS; this is encoded by the coding sequence ATGAGCATGGAAGCGAAACGCAAACTGGTTTCCCCGTCCGAAAAAAAGATCAGCGTTTCGGAGCAGTGCAAACTTATCGGCCTTCCGCGCAGTAATTATTACTACAGACCCAAAGGGGAATCGCTGTTCAACCAGAGAATAATGAGGCTGATAGATCGGAAATTCCTTGACTGTCCCTTCTATGGAGTGGAACGGATGACATCCTACCTGAAATATGACTTGGGTCATCCAGTGGGGGAAAAGCGGGTAAGACGTCTTTACCACATGATGAACCTGAGAGCTATCTGTCCGAAAAAGAACCTGAGCAAGGCAAATAAAGCGGATTACAAATATCCCTATCTGCTCAGGGGACTGAAAATCGAACGTGCAAATCAGGTATGGCAGGCCGATATCACCTATATCCCCATGTTCCGTGGCTTTATGTACCTGTTTGCCATTATTGATGTGTACAGCAGGAAGATTGTTGGCTGGTCTGTGGGCAATACCATGAACGTGGAATGGTGCAGGGATGTGTTATTGGAAGCCATAGGGACTTATGGTGTGCCTGAAATATTCAATACCGATCAGGGCTCTCAATTCACTTCTCCCGTATTCACCAAAGCGCTAAAGGATCATCATATCGAGATCTCAATGGATGGTAAGGGCCGTGCACTGGATAACATATTTATTGAAAGGTTCTGGGGATCAATCAAAAGGGAGAAAATCTATATCAATCCCCCTAATGGAGGGGTTGATCTCTACCGACAGGTCAGAGATTATATCGCCTTTTATAATTCTGAGCGACGGCACAAATCTATCGGTAGGGTTACACCTGATGAAAAATATGCAGATAAAGTGAAAAATGTATCTTAA
- a CDS encoding TlpA family protein disulfide reductase, with the protein MFSLSAQTPRKDSGADGLLISPLKVGHTIPEELWNLSLKITNHQATRTNISLQDYRGKKLIILDFWATWCGPCIKGLNQLDSIKATLSNESIEFIPVSNEDEKKVLKKMTDNHWGFYCIYGDSKLSRYFPHQVLPHLVWIREGKVMAITGHEYYDIAYFKKALAEPLNLTEKVAPLIFDANKSAYENLVEL; encoded by the coding sequence ATGTTTAGTTTATCAGCTCAGACGCCCCGCAAGGACAGCGGGGCTGATGGGCTTCTTATCAGTCCGCTTAAAGTAGGGCATACCATTCCAGAAGAACTTTGGAATCTTTCATTAAAGATCACTAACCATCAGGCTACTAGAACCAACATCTCCCTTCAAGATTACCGGGGTAAAAAATTAATTATTTTGGACTTCTGGGCGACCTGGTGCGGCCCTTGCATCAAAGGACTCAATCAGCTTGATAGTATCAAGGCAACCTTATCCAATGAGTCTATCGAATTTATACCTGTCTCAAATGAAGATGAAAAGAAGGTATTGAAAAAAATGACTGATAATCATTGGGGGTTCTATTGTATTTATGGAGACAGTAAGCTTTCTCGGTACTTCCCGCATCAGGTATTGCCTCATCTGGTCTGGATCCGGGAGGGGAAAGTAATGGCCATTACTGGGCATGAATATTATGATATCGCTTATTTTAAGAAAGCCTTAGCAGAGCCACTAAACCTGACGGAAAAAGTTGCCCCATTAATCTTTGATGCCAACAAATCTGCTTATGAAAATCTGGTAGAGTTATGA
- a CDS encoding AAA family ATPase: MQINKIHIKNFRGFEEKSFNLNPHFTVAIGDNGTGKSTLLQAIQVAAGAFFLGLPKVVSRRHIQENEIRFAINRISKQAEYFTPTIVEATGQINGTDEIIWRRVVSEYGKANSTKNEDIGTIRDIAINYTNALNSTSRPQLPIIAFYGVRQLGGNDIRKKRVKKNRLIIRDGYYNALGAKVDADPVTQWFYYYDEELKEDREFKGTFEAVIEAIGLAIPYLKNIAFDNFRLELVADCEIEGQETRRLPHSLMSDGVKRMLGIVTDIAYRCAILNGFLGYKAVQESHGIVMIDELDMHLHPNWQRFVVNDLKKAFPNIQFVVTTHSPFIVQSVESDELINLDFIMDIPPNELKIDEVATEVMGVDSPFAIENEEKYKHAKRILTMLEDGSSSNEINKELDEITDPGLRAFLELNKLSKGKR; the protein is encoded by the coding sequence ATGCAAATCAATAAAATACATATAAAGAATTTTAGGGGTTTCGAAGAGAAAAGTTTTAATCTTAATCCTCACTTTACAGTTGCTATAGGAGATAACGGCACAGGAAAATCCACCTTACTGCAAGCTATTCAGGTTGCTGCAGGAGCTTTCTTCTTAGGACTACCCAAAGTCGTCAGTCGAAGGCATATTCAAGAAAATGAAATTCGTTTCGCAATCAACAGGATTTCAAAACAAGCAGAGTACTTTACACCGACAATAGTTGAAGCAACAGGTCAAATTAACGGAACTGATGAGATCATATGGAGGAGAGTTGTCTCAGAATATGGAAAGGCAAATTCAACAAAAAATGAAGATATCGGGACCATTAGGGATATTGCAATTAATTACACAAATGCTCTCAATTCGACTTCAAGACCTCAGCTTCCTATAATCGCATTTTATGGTGTAAGGCAGCTTGGAGGAAATGACATTCGAAAAAAAAGAGTTAAGAAAAACAGGCTTATTATACGTGATGGATATTATAATGCACTCGGCGCAAAGGTAGATGCTGACCCCGTTACTCAATGGTTTTATTATTATGATGAGGAACTCAAGGAAGACCGAGAATTTAAAGGGACATTCGAAGCGGTAATAGAAGCAATAGGTCTAGCAATCCCCTATCTAAAAAATATAGCATTCGATAATTTTAGGCTGGAACTGGTCGCTGATTGTGAAATCGAAGGGCAAGAAACAAGACGGCTACCGCATTCTCTCATGAGTGACGGTGTAAAGAGAATGCTAGGAATCGTGACAGATATTGCATATCGTTGCGCAATTCTAAATGGTTTTCTTGGCTATAAAGCAGTACAGGAAAGTCATGGGATAGTAATGATAGATGAACTCGATATGCATTTGCACCCTAATTGGCAGCGATTTGTTGTCAATGACCTCAAAAAAGCTTTTCCTAACATACAGTTTGTTGTAACGACCCACTCTCCATTTATTGTGCAATCTGTAGAGAGTGATGAATTGATCAATCTGGATTTCATTATGGATATTCCTCCAAATGAATTAAAAATAGACGAAGTAGCAACAGAAGTGATGGGCGTAGACAGCCCCTTTGCTATCGAAAACGAGGAAAAATACAAACATGCCAAACGGATTTTAACTATGTTAGAAGATGGAAGTAGTTCCAATGAGATTAATAAAGAACTTGATGAAATTACCGACCCAGGATTACGTGCTTTTCTGGAGTTAAATAAACTTTCAAAGGGAAAAAGATGA
- a CDS encoding HNH endonuclease translates to MRPLNKGTTPTLDGEEITVNSYGEWRRFLIERIGYYCAYCNIPLSHNLNVEHVVPKNPVEGAEAGDSLAWDNMLLACGPCNNAKSNREINANRYYLPEEHNTLLPFTVGEIPDNPNAAIIAPSHALTLSQNLKAQATIELFGLNEIDNRNKVVDIRWKKRKMALQLARSSFALYSEIKVSNRALLPHAASHVARTAAEVGFFIVWFEIFKNEPLVFEQFLVNEILPGTARDCFADGTFELIPKNLENDNDNI, encoded by the coding sequence ATGAGACCATTAAATAAAGGGACTACGCCAACACTTGATGGAGAAGAGATCACCGTTAACAGCTATGGAGAATGGAGGAGGTTCTTAATTGAGAGGATCGGTTACTATTGTGCGTATTGCAATATTCCGCTCAGCCATAATCTAAACGTTGAGCATGTTGTTCCAAAGAATCCAGTTGAAGGTGCTGAAGCAGGAGATTCGCTTGCTTGGGACAATATGCTGTTGGCATGCGGTCCCTGTAATAATGCAAAAAGCAATCGTGAGATCAATGCTAATCGCTACTATTTACCCGAAGAGCATAACACTTTACTGCCTTTCACAGTAGGTGAGATCCCTGATAATCCAAATGCTGCAATCATTGCACCTTCACATGCATTGACTCTATCACAGAATTTAAAAGCTCAAGCTACGATCGAGCTATTCGGCTTAAATGAAATTGATAATCGCAATAAAGTTGTCGACATAAGGTGGAAGAAAAGAAAAATGGCCTTACAACTAGCCAGATCATCTTTCGCCTTATATTCTGAAATTAAAGTCTCAAATAGAGCACTTTTGCCCCATGCCGCTTCACACGTCGCGCGCACTGCCGCCGAGGTTGGCTTTTTCATTGTTTGGTTTGAGATTTTCAAAAATGAGCCATTAGTTTTTGAACAATTTTTGGTAAATGAAATACTACCAGGTACAGCACGAGATTGTTTCGCCGACGGTACTTTCGAATTGATACCTAAAAATCTTGAAAACGATAATGATAATATATAG
- the istB gene encoding IS21-like element helper ATPase IstB: MNIEHNMRSLRLLGMERSWKALVETRRMTELNFEDGLQLLLQSELDSRDEKRFDRLKKNAAFRYQASIEELNMDPKRGMDKAQIADLITGGYIERGEPLLISGATGCGKSFLASALGLKACSQGKKVLYFNLQKLLQRTKIARLEGSMHKLLDRIAKSDLLILDDFGLVNLDQQQRLDLMEIIEDRHARSSTIIASQLPVASWYDVIGEDTIADAVLDRIVHTSHRIELKGESLRKKR; encoded by the coding sequence GTGAACATCGAACACAACATGAGAAGTCTCCGCCTATTGGGTATGGAGCGTAGCTGGAAAGCATTGGTAGAAACGCGTCGTATGACAGAACTTAACTTTGAGGATGGATTGCAGCTTCTCCTGCAGTCAGAGCTGGACAGCAGGGACGAAAAACGGTTTGACAGACTAAAAAAGAATGCTGCCTTTCGTTATCAGGCATCGATTGAGGAGCTCAATATGGATCCCAAACGCGGTATGGACAAAGCCCAGATTGCAGACCTGATTACTGGCGGGTATATTGAAAGAGGTGAGCCGCTACTGATATCGGGCGCGACGGGGTGCGGAAAAAGCTTTCTGGCCTCAGCCCTTGGGTTAAAAGCGTGCTCACAGGGAAAAAAGGTCTTATACTTCAACCTACAGAAGCTGCTCCAGCGAACTAAGATTGCCAGACTCGAAGGATCAATGCACAAACTTCTGGACAGGATTGCAAAATCTGACCTGCTGATCCTGGATGACTTTGGTCTTGTAAATCTGGATCAGCAGCAAAGACTGGACCTGATGGAAATTATTGAAGATAGGCATGCCAGGTCATCCACCATTATAGCCAGTCAGCTTCCGGTCGCAAGCTGGTATGATGTGATTGGGGAAGATACAATTGCGGACGCTGTATTGGACCGGATTGTACATACTTCTCACCGAATTGAACTTAAGGGTGAAAGTCTAAGAAAAAAAAGGTAA
- the istA gene encoding IS21 family transposase — protein MSQIKQLIRLKQQGYAIKAIARCLSLSKNTVKTYLFKIGQAKLNMNELLELEDPILDGLLNAGNPAYRDARFEDFKERLSYFQQELSRPGVTRKLLWEEYKQSVSDGYELSQFCFHLGQYLKVQKRSSMVMEHTPADKLYIDFSGKKLHYIDGNTGEIINCEIFVACLPFSNYCYATAVPSQKTPDFLDALDRCIQFLGGVPRCIVPDNLKSAVIKSDRYEPEINRCMEDLANHYATVIIPARAGKPRDKSAVENHVKIIYTQVFAKLRNRSFFSLSSLNSAVEDCVLKLNQTRMQNRSYCRQERFLSCEKHLLLPLPEHRFALKYYAELKIGENGHVYLGRDRHFYSAPSCYIGKKAQVIYTKNLVHIFVGGKQVALHQRSPKQNAYTTLEEHLDARYREFRKKNPAHYLTRANAISPVFSELVQMIFDQKRHPEQLYRTCDGLFRLQRTYSDLFIKACRVAITHRQLRYKFVEGLLITGMVNFPEHGGAPTEKKLPLHENIRNRGYYS, from the coding sequence ATGAGTCAGATAAAACAATTGATAAGATTGAAACAGCAGGGCTATGCCATAAAAGCGATAGCACGTTGTTTATCACTGAGTAAGAACACCGTAAAGACCTATCTTTTCAAGATCGGTCAGGCAAAGCTCAACATGAACGAGCTGCTGGAACTGGAGGATCCGATTCTCGACGGACTTCTTAATGCTGGTAATCCAGCCTATCGTGACGCCCGGTTTGAGGATTTCAAAGAGCGGCTTTCCTATTTTCAGCAGGAACTCAGCCGTCCGGGTGTTACCCGTAAACTTCTTTGGGAAGAATATAAGCAGAGTGTGTCGGATGGCTATGAACTTTCACAGTTCTGTTTCCACCTGGGGCAATATCTCAAAGTACAGAAGCGCAGCTCGATGGTCATGGAACATACACCAGCAGATAAACTTTATATCGACTTTTCCGGCAAGAAGCTTCATTATATCGATGGCAATACCGGTGAGATCATAAATTGTGAGATCTTTGTGGCCTGTCTCCCTTTTTCCAATTATTGTTACGCCACAGCTGTACCAAGCCAGAAGACACCCGACTTTTTGGATGCGCTGGATAGATGCATACAGTTTCTTGGCGGGGTGCCAAGATGTATCGTTCCGGACAATCTTAAGTCTGCGGTTATAAAAAGTGACAGGTACGAACCTGAAATCAACCGCTGTATGGAAGACCTGGCCAATCATTACGCTACTGTTATCATCCCTGCGCGCGCTGGAAAGCCCAGGGACAAGAGTGCCGTAGAAAACCATGTAAAGATCATTTATACGCAGGTATTTGCCAAACTTCGAAACAGGAGCTTTTTCTCATTATCATCCCTCAACAGCGCCGTTGAAGACTGTGTATTGAAGCTGAACCAGACGCGTATGCAGAATAGGAGCTATTGCCGGCAGGAACGGTTCCTCAGCTGTGAAAAACATCTTCTGTTGCCATTACCCGAGCATCGCTTTGCACTAAAATATTATGCGGAGCTTAAGATCGGTGAAAACGGGCATGTCTATCTGGGCAGGGACAGACACTTCTATAGTGCACCCAGTTGCTATATCGGAAAGAAAGCACAGGTTATCTACACCAAAAATCTCGTGCACATCTTTGTTGGAGGAAAACAGGTCGCCCTGCATCAGAGGAGCCCAAAACAGAATGCCTACACCACCCTGGAGGAACATCTGGATGCCAGGTACCGTGAGTTCAGAAAAAAGAACCCTGCCCATTACCTGACAAGAGCAAATGCCATATCCCCGGTATTCAGTGAACTGGTACAGATGATCTTTGACCAGAAACGCCATCCTGAACAGCTTTACAGGACATGTGATGGGTTGTTCAGGCTTCAAAGGACCTACAGCGACCTGTTTATAAAGGCCTGTCGGGTGGCTATTACTCATCGCCAGCTACGGTATAAGTTTGTTGAAGGTCTTTTAATAACCGGTATGGTAAACTTTCCGGAGCACGGCGGGGCACCGACCGAAAAAAAACTTCCCCTGCACGAAAATATCAGGAACCGGGGGTATTATTCATAA
- a CDS encoding alpha/beta hydrolase, producing the protein MDKKINDKLTKELYILSGLGADERVFQRLDLSGFSVTFIKWLAPLDKETIENYTTRLLDQVTTVNPILIGLSFGGIIAVEAAKQIDTERVILLSSAKTKHEIPFYYRFAGGLNLHKLLPTWIFKKSNILTNWFFGTRSAFDRQLLKQILTDTDADFLEWAIDKIACWKNQIPPINVFHVHGTDDRILPLNFIAYDKAIKNAGHFMIFNRAEELNKILQQELEGKVS; encoded by the coding sequence ATGGATAAAAAAATAAATGATAAATTGACAAAAGAGTTATACATCTTGAGCGGACTTGGAGCAGACGAAAGAGTTTTCCAAAGACTCGACCTTTCTGGCTTCTCGGTGACTTTTATAAAGTGGCTTGCCCCCTTGGACAAAGAGACAATTGAAAATTACACAACTCGACTTCTCGACCAAGTTACGACAGTAAACCCAATTCTAATAGGACTTTCGTTTGGAGGAATAATTGCAGTTGAAGCCGCTAAACAAATTGATACAGAAAGAGTAATTTTACTTTCTTCTGCAAAAACAAAACACGAAATTCCATTTTATTATCGTTTTGCAGGGGGGCTTAACCTTCATAAACTGTTACCAACATGGATTTTCAAAAAGTCTAACATCTTGACAAACTGGTTTTTCGGAACACGTTCGGCATTTGATAGACAGCTTTTAAAGCAAATTCTAACGGATACTGATGCTGACTTCTTGGAATGGGCTATTGACAAAATTGCATGTTGGAAGAATCAAATTCCACCAATCAATGTCTTTCATGTTCACGGAACAGATGACAGGATTTTGCCCTTAAATTTTATAGCGTATGATAAGGCCATCAAAAATGCTGGGCACTTCATGATATTTAACAGAGCCGAAGAATTAAATAAAATACTTCAACAGGAGCTTGAAGGAAAAGTATCCTAA
- a CDS encoding IS256 family transposase — translation MDKESLLNDKEFLKSFKDGLELQSFFRELQARAVSQMLEGEMDGHLGYEKHERSGQGNSRNGHTSKKVRGDQGDLEIQVPRDRDGTFNPIIVPKRKNMIDGVENVIVSLYAKGMSVSDIENMMRDVYGFDLSESTISRITDRVAGDVIAWQNRPLDNVYLIVWMDGIVFKVRENSKVVNKTIYLAVGLNRDGYKEVLGMWLGKNESASFWMGILTDLKSRGVEDMLITATDNLNGFSATIRSVFPECSTQVCVVHQIRNACRYVVWKDKKAFTADMKPIYDAPNKQAAQAALADFADRWESKYPYAIRSWRENWDELTVFYDFPLEIRRIIYTTNIIENMNGKIRKYTKNKLSFPSDDAVLKSVYLALREISKKWTMPIQNWGIILNQFLTLFEKRVQL, via the coding sequence ATTGACAAAGAGTCACTATTAAACGACAAGGAGTTCTTAAAGAGTTTTAAGGACGGGTTAGAGCTGCAATCATTTTTCCGGGAATTACAGGCACGTGCAGTATCGCAGATGCTTGAAGGAGAAATGGACGGCCACCTTGGCTATGAAAAGCATGAGCGCAGTGGTCAGGGCAATTCCCGAAACGGGCATACCAGCAAAAAGGTTCGTGGGGATCAGGGAGATCTGGAAATTCAGGTCCCACGGGATCGCGATGGTACATTCAACCCCATTATCGTTCCCAAGCGCAAGAACATGATTGACGGAGTTGAGAACGTGATCGTTTCGCTATATGCCAAAGGCATGAGTGTTTCGGATATAGAAAATATGATGCGCGATGTGTACGGATTTGATCTTTCTGAATCGACGATTTCCAGGATTACTGACCGTGTGGCGGGCGATGTGATTGCCTGGCAAAACCGTCCTCTGGACAACGTATATCTGATTGTCTGGATGGATGGCATTGTCTTTAAGGTCAGGGAAAACTCCAAAGTGGTCAATAAGACCATTTATCTTGCTGTGGGCCTAAACAGGGATGGCTATAAAGAAGTTCTGGGCATGTGGCTGGGCAAGAATGAAAGTGCCAGTTTTTGGATGGGAATCCTGACAGACCTGAAATCCCGGGGCGTAGAGGATATGCTGATTACAGCGACCGATAATCTCAATGGTTTCTCCGCTACCATACGGAGTGTGTTTCCTGAGTGTAGTACCCAGGTCTGTGTTGTCCATCAGATCCGAAATGCCTGCAGATATGTTGTATGGAAGGATAAAAAGGCGTTTACAGCAGATATGAAGCCTATCTATGATGCTCCCAATAAACAGGCTGCACAGGCAGCGCTGGCAGATTTTGCCGATAGATGGGAATCCAAATATCCCTATGCCATAAGATCATGGCGGGAGAACTGGGACGAACTGACCGTCTTTTACGACTTCCCACTTGAGATCCGACGAATTATCTATACGACCAATATCATCGAAAACATGAATGGGAAGATCCGTAAATACACAAAGAATAAACTGTCATTTCCCAGCGATGATGCCGTACTGAAATCTGTATATTTGGCTTTGAGAGAAATCTCTAAAAAGTGGACGATGCCTATTCAGAATTGGGGCATTATCCTAAATCAGTTCTTAACTTTATTTGAAAAAAGAGTCCAGTTATAA